From a single Anaerolineales bacterium genomic region:
- a CDS encoding acetyl-CoA C-acetyltransferase gives MTEVVIIDAIRTPIGALGGILSSVRPDDMAAHVIKTILARNPIDPALVEEVFMGCANQAGEDNRNIARMAALLAGLPVEVGGVTVNRLCASGLNAVNMAARAIKAGEGDVYIAGGVESMSRAPYSLPKAEAGFSFGNLTAYDTALGWRYPNPKMKEMHGTDSMGETAENIAAERPHITREKQDEFAVRSHQRAIAAIDSGRFAQEIVPVPVPQKKGDPKLVDTDERPRRDTSMESLAKLKPAFKKDGGTVTAGNSSGLNDGAAALLMMSEEKAGSLNLKPLARIVTSASAGVPPKVMGYGPIPATRKALQRAGLKTKDVGLIEINEAFAVQALSVMEDLELDPEIVNVNGGAIAIGHPLGCSGARLMTTLVHEMKTRGNVKYGVATLCVGVGQGEATVIEYLG, from the coding sequence ATGACCGAAGTTGTCATCATCGATGCCATCCGCACGCCGATTGGGGCGTTGGGCGGCATTCTCTCATCCGTGCGCCCCGACGACATGGCGGCGCATGTCATCAAAACCATACTCGCACGAAATCCAATTGACCCGGCGCTGGTTGAAGAAGTCTTCATGGGCTGTGCCAATCAAGCAGGCGAAGATAATCGTAATATAGCGCGGATGGCGGCGTTGCTTGCTGGCCTGCCTGTGGAAGTGGGCGGCGTGACCGTCAATCGCTTGTGTGCATCCGGCTTGAACGCGGTCAATATGGCGGCGCGCGCGATCAAAGCCGGAGAGGGGGATGTGTACATCGCGGGCGGAGTCGAATCCATGAGTCGCGCACCCTATTCCCTCCCGAAGGCGGAAGCGGGGTTTTCCTTCGGCAATCTCACCGCGTATGATACTGCACTCGGCTGGCGGTATCCAAATCCAAAAATGAAGGAAATGCACGGCACGGATTCAATGGGCGAGACTGCTGAAAACATCGCGGCGGAGCGTCCGCATATCACCCGCGAAAAGCAGGATGAATTTGCTGTGCGAAGTCATCAACGTGCCATTGCTGCCATTGACTCGGGACGCTTCGCGCAGGAGATCGTGCCTGTCCCTGTTCCCCAGAAAAAAGGTGACCCGAAACTGGTGGATACGGACGAACGTCCGCGCCGCGATACTTCGATGGAAAGCCTTGCCAAACTCAAACCGGCTTTCAAAAAAGATGGGGGAACTGTCACCGCCGGAAATTCGTCTGGATTAAATGATGGAGCCGCCGCGCTCCTGATGATGAGTGAAGAAAAAGCTGGGTCTTTAAATCTTAAACCGCTGGCGCGCATCGTGACCTCCGCCTCGGCGGGGGTACCGCCAAAGGTCATGGGATATGGACCGATCCCTGCCACGCGTAAAGCCTTGCAGCGTGCCGGATTGAAAACGAAAGATGTCGGTTTGATCGAGATCAACGAAGCCTTTGCCGTGCAGGCGTTATCCGTGATGGAAGATCTCGAACTCGACCCCGAGATCGTCAACGTCAACGGCGGAGCCATCGCCATCGGACATCCGCTTGGCTGTTCGGGCGCACGTCTGATGACCACGCTTGTTCACGAAATGAAAACTCGCGGAAATGTCAAATACGGCGTCGCGACCTTATGCGTGGGGGTTGGGCAGGGTGAAGCGACAGTGATCGAATATCTCGGATAA